In Silene latifolia isolate original U9 population chromosome X, ASM4854445v1, whole genome shotgun sequence, the following proteins share a genomic window:
- the LOC141620920 gene encoding uncharacterized protein LOC141620920: protein MLFPFSLTGKADRWLNIHPPDTFTTWDDLAKAFMAKYYPSSNTAMLRNEIHTFQQEDGESLGEAWDRYQDLIASCPHHGIPEWYITQTFFQTLLPRTKEMVNASAGGGFDHLSDEEGMTLIKKMVDSEANYGSRGNMLRRNGKFPKENSSNSKTNAKLDLLTKQFEKFQRNQVNQAATSHGPPMEEVVQGSSCELCGGSGHTYDLCANNYNGAYEENAQEVNVFQSFNNNPRPPRPPYTNPNVYNLNTNFYHPGLKNHPNFSYKRTNVQNPQHLQPQAQNNPPGFAQPRGIFSNPRNNPGNQDQCHHAHAVVLRSGVELEDPYKDLELEVDEDPKGNGLEIDGEEESSPIEVSGKASGDKKEKKACEDLSRRGIQEDKDVDGFVEDLPYEEEVIEEVPLPHSKKVTKSSAPPKVSSNSQLVSKIPYPSRAIKSRENLKYAKFCDMLEKLEKRVLGDQEIVVMEEACSAHILNKLPTKLGDPGSFSIPCVVGGVPISRALCDLGASVSVIPLKVAKRIGIQNLTPTTMTLQLADRSVKRPMGVLEDVPVKVEESIGHGTDNPVSGLEPSF, encoded by the exons atgttgtttccgttttcttTAACGGGCAAGGCGGACCGAtggttgaacattcacccacCGGATACTTTCACAACATGGGATGACTTGGCTAAAGCATTCATGGCCAAATACTACCCTTCATCAAATACCGCCATGCTCCGTAACGAGATTCACACATTTCAACAAGAGGATGGAGAATCCTTGGGTGAGGCATGGGACCGGTATCAAGACCTCATTGCTAGTTGCCCTCATcatggaataccggaatggtaTATTACTCAAACATTCTTTCAAACTTTGCTACCAAggactaaggagatggtaaatgcctccgcggggggaggaTTTGATCATTTGAGTGATGAGGAAGGTATGAcattgatcaagaaaatggtGGATTCGGAAGCAAATTATGGTTCTAGAGGAAACATGCTAAGACGAAATGGGAAGTTTCCTAAGGAAAACTCCTCCAACTCCAagacaaatgccaagctcgaTTTGCTCACCAAGCAAtttgagaagtttcaaagaaatcaAGTAAACCAAGCCGCAACCTCACATGGGCCACCCATGGAGGAAGTGGTTCAAGGTTCaagttgtgagctttgtggaggGAGTGGTCATACATATGACTTGTGTGCCAACAATTACAATGGTGCCTATGAAGAGAATGCTCAAGAGGTTAACGTTTTTCAAAGTTTTAACAACAATCCTAGACCACCAAGGCCACCCTACACTAACCCAAACGTCTACAATCtaaataccaatttctaccaccCCGGTTTAAAGAACCACCCCAACTTTAGTTACAAACgcaccaatgttcaaaacccccaACATCTCCAACCACAAGCCCAAAACAATCCACCTGGTTTTGCTCAGCCAAGGGGAATTTTCTCCAACCCAAGAAACAATCCCGGGAATCAAGACCAATG ccaccatgctcatgcggtTGTGTTGAGGAGCGGTGTAGAGCTTGAGGACCCTTACAAAGACcttgaattggaagttgatgaagATCCCAAGGGGAATGGGTTGGAAATAGATGGTGAAGAGGAAAGCTCACCCATTGAAGTGTCGGGTAAAGCTAGTGGAGACAAGAAAGAGAAGAAAGCTTGTGAAGATTTGTCTAGAAGAGGAATTCAAGAGGACAAAGATGTTGATGGATTTGTggaagacctcccttatgaggaAGAAGTTATTGAAGAAGTACCTTTGCCACATTCTAAAAAGGTAACAAAGAGTTCGGCTCCTCCAAAGGTATCTTCCAATTCCCAACTTGTTTCTAAAATTCCTTACCCTTCAAGAGCCATTaagagtagggaaaacctcaAGTATGCCAAATTTTGTgatatgcttgagaaacttgag aaaagagtcttgggtgaccaagaAATAGTGGTCATGGAAGaagcatgtagtgctcatatccttaacaaaTTGCCCACTAAACTTGGTGACCCGGGGAGCTTTTCCATCCCATGTGTAGTTGGCGGTGTTCCTATATCAAGAGCTCTTTGTGACTTGGGAGCAAGTGTTAGTGTTATTCCTTTGAAAGTTGCAAAAAGGATTGGCATTCAAAACTTGACTCCCACTAccatgactctccaattggcggataggtccgtcaaaCGCCCTATGGGGGTGCTTGAGGACGTGCCCGTCAAG gttgaagagagcattggtcacgGCACCGATAATCCGGTCTCCGGATTGGAACCTtccttttga